A part of Chloroflexota bacterium genomic DNA contains:
- a CDS encoding enoyl-CoA hydratase/isomerase family protein has translation MVDYSRYKFVKVEKKEKIAILTLNNPDAMNAIGKEEHAELEHIFEDVNEDREINAIILTGAGRAFSAGGDINLMITGYTDHSIRISSTSVKRIILNLLAIRKPVIAALNGACAGLGATIALQCDVVIASEKARIGDPHIGVGILPGDGGCIIWPLLVGMCKAKQYLMTGEMVSAAEAERIGLITKVVPPEKLMEEAWAWAKRFADGPTLALSLTKMSLNKILMERINLLFDTTIAYEYHTLNSADHLEAAKSFLEKRTPKFKGDETDQFVF, from the coding sequence ATGGTTGATTACAGTCGGTACAAGTTTGTCAAGGTAGAGAAGAAGGAGAAGATAGCTATCCTGACGCTCAACAATCCCGATGCCATGAACGCCATCGGGAAGGAGGAGCATGCTGAACTGGAGCACATTTTCGAGGATGTGAACGAAGATCGGGAAATCAATGCTATCATCCTCACCGGAGCCGGGCGGGCCTTTTCGGCTGGGGGGGACATAAACCTCATGATAACAGGCTATACGGATCACTCGATACGCATTTCCAGCACCAGCGTTAAGAGGATCATCCTGAACCTGCTCGCCATCCGCAAGCCAGTCATCGCTGCCTTGAATGGTGCCTGCGCTGGCCTTGGGGCCACTATAGCCCTGCAATGCGACGTGGTTATTGCCTCAGAGAAGGCCCGTATAGGCGACCCCCACATCGGGGTTGGTATTCTTCCCGGCGACGGTGGGTGCATCATCTGGCCACTGTTGGTAGGTATGTGCAAAGCCAAGCAGTATCTGATGACCGGCGAGATGGTCAGTGCGGCAGAAGCTGAACGCATTGGCCTGATAACCAAGGTTGTTCCGCCCGAGAAGCTGATGGAAGAAGCGTGGGCCTGGGCCAAGCGATTTGCCGATGGTCCCACCCTGGCTCTGAGCTTGACGAAGATGTCCCTCAACAAGATACTGATGGAGAGGATAAACTTGCTCTTCGATACTACCATCGCCTATGAGTACCACACCCTCAACTCGGCGGACCATCTTGAAGCAGCCAAGAGCTTCCTGGAAAAGAGGACTCCAAAATTTAAGGGAGACGAAACAGATCAATTCGTGTTTTAG
- a CDS encoding SDR family oxidoreductase, translating to MDLGYKGKTAIVTGGSSNINRANVLAFAKEGANVVIADIDDKQAPKVAAEANALGGGGKIVFIKTDVADPASVDAMVKETVKDFGQVDVLVNGVGWLDSPWGLFMEQKRETWEKMVNLNLWSVFNCTRAVLEQMIPRKYGKICNIGSEAGRIGEFRQVVYSACKGGVIGFTKAIAKEVGRYSINVNCVCPAGVIPEKKEHVSELSMTQGVTQDTLSEDMKKMQLKLYPIGRVAVPGDVANTVVYVCSDAASFIHGQTISVNGGYSTL from the coding sequence GTGGATCTGGGTTATAAAGGCAAAACGGCAATCGTTACTGGCGGTAGTTCCAACATCAACCGCGCCAACGTCCTGGCCTTCGCCAAAGAGGGGGCCAATGTAGTCATTGCTGACATTGATGATAAGCAGGCGCCCAAGGTGGCTGCCGAGGCCAATGCCCTGGGCGGCGGCGGCAAGATCGTCTTCATCAAGACCGACGTGGCCGACCCTGCGTCCGTTGACGCTATGGTCAAGGAGACAGTGAAGGATTTCGGCCAGGTTGATGTGCTGGTCAACGGCGTCGGCTGGCTGGACAGCCCCTGGGGTCTCTTCATGGAGCAGAAGCGGGAGACTTGGGAGAAGATGGTCAATCTGAACCTCTGGAGCGTCTTCAATTGCACCAGGGCTGTGCTGGAGCAGATGATCCCCCGCAAGTATGGCAAGATATGCAACATCGGCTCTGAGGCTGGGCGCATCGGCGAGTTCCGGCAGGTCGTGTATTCTGCCTGCAAGGGCGGTGTCATCGGCTTCACGAAGGCCATTGCCAAGGAAGTGGGTCGCTACAGCATCAACGTCAACTGTGTCTGCCCGGCCGGGGTCATTCCCGAGAAGAAGGAGCACGTCTCTGAGCTGTCCATGACCCAGGGGGTCACCCAGGACACCCTGAGCGAGGATATGAAGAAGATGCAGTTGAAGCTCTATCCTATCGGGCGGGTGGCTGTACCCGGGGATGTGGCCAATACTGTTGTCTACGTCTGCTCCGATGCTGCCTCGTTCATCCACGGGCAGACCATCAGTGTCAATGGTGGCTACAGCACGCTCTAG